A genomic region of Micromonospora sp. NBC_01796 contains the following coding sequences:
- the rpsH gene encoding 30S ribosomal protein S8, translating to MTMTDPIADMLTRLRNANQAYHDKVTMPYSKIKANIAEVLKTEGYIATWSVEEPEEGVVGKRLVVELKYGQSRERSLAGIKRVSKPGLRVYAKSDGLPRVLGGLGVAIISTSQGLLTDRQARKRSVGGEVLAFVW from the coding sequence ATGACTATGACTGACCCGATCGCAGACATGCTCACGCGTCTGCGTAACGCCAACCAGGCGTACCACGACAAGGTGACGATGCCCTACTCGAAGATCAAGGCGAACATCGCCGAGGTCCTCAAGACCGAGGGTTACATCGCCACCTGGTCGGTCGAGGAGCCCGAAGAGGGCGTCGTCGGCAAGCGACTGGTCGTCGAACTGAAGTACGGCCAGAGCCGCGAGCGGAGCCTGGCGGGCATCAAGCGCGTCTCCAAGCCCGGTCTCCGGGTGTACGCCAAGTCGGACGGGCTCCCGCGGGTGCTCGGCGGGCTGGGCGTGGCGATCATTTCGACGTCCCAGGGCCTGCTCACCGACCGGCAGGCTCGCAAGCGGAGCGTTGGCGGGGAAGTCCTCGCCTTCGTCTGGTAA
- a CDS encoding type Z 30S ribosomal protein S14 produces MAKKALIIKAAAKPKFSVRAYTRCQRCGRPKAVYRKFGLCRVCIREMAHRGELPGVSKASW; encoded by the coding sequence ATGGCGAAGAAGGCGCTTATCATCAAAGCGGCCGCGAAGCCGAAGTTCTCGGTTCGCGCCTACACCCGCTGCCAGCGGTGTGGTCGTCCGAAGGCGGTCTACCGCAAGTTCGGGCTCTGCCGCGTGTGCATCCGGGAGATGGCCCACCGCGGTGAGCTGCCCGGTGTCTCCAAGGCATCCTGGTAA
- the rplE gene encoding 50S ribosomal protein L5, with the protein MSTATETKTMPRLKERYRNEIAAALREQFGFQNPMQVPGLVKIVVNMGVGEAARDAKLIDGAVRDLATITGQKPQVRRATKSIAQFKLREGMPIGAKVTLRGDRMWEFLDRLLSIALPRIRDFRGLDGRKLDGHGNYTFGLTEQSVFHEIDQDRIDRQRGMDITVVTTATKDDEGRALLKHLGFPFREDPSKEN; encoded by the coding sequence ACCAAGACCATGCCGCGCCTCAAGGAGCGGTACCGCAACGAGATCGCGGCCGCCCTGCGCGAGCAGTTCGGTTTCCAGAACCCGATGCAGGTGCCGGGTCTGGTCAAGATCGTCGTCAACATGGGTGTCGGCGAGGCTGCTCGCGACGCCAAGCTGATCGACGGCGCGGTTCGCGACCTGGCCACCATCACCGGCCAGAAGCCGCAGGTGCGGCGGGCGACCAAGTCCATCGCGCAGTTCAAGCTGCGTGAGGGCATGCCGATCGGCGCGAAGGTGACCCTCCGGGGTGACCGGATGTGGGAGTTCCTGGACCGGCTGCTCTCGATCGCGCTGCCGCGTATCCGTGACTTCCGGGGTCTCGACGGGCGCAAGCTCGACGGCCACGGTAACTACACCTTCGGTCTGACCGAGCAGTCGGTGTTCCACGAGATCGACCAGGACCGGATCGACCGGCAGCGGGGCATGGACATCACGGTGGTCACCACGGCCACGAAGGACGACGAGGGCCGGGCGCTGCTGAAGCACCTGGGCTTCCCGTTCCGTGAAGACCCGAGCAAGGAGAACTGA